One Manihot esculenta cultivar AM560-2 chromosome 6, M.esculenta_v8, whole genome shotgun sequence DNA segment encodes these proteins:
- the LOC110618012 gene encoding uncharacterized protein LOC110618012 produces the protein MAMEHQSTVQPWGTLEELLLACAVNRHGTQCWDSIAVEVQNRTTNLSSLTSQNCIDKFNDLKRRFMPPNDTSSSLVPMVDELRRIRMEELRREVQRHDMSIVSLQLKVKRLEDERESSLREGVDLARETGTSPEMIVGKSAAGNESGDDRSFNESNSTGQQKAERTTVMDRNDTVNGKPDIKPEPAITNEKDPVRAGSDPEAERNWSHNGTLREVDDDENDKIPTNKKEPEIKMSQTTGGLGESNELGESVGESKREDKEEKKQNSDVQSSASLSLKTKKRRLKGIAGGRNGVGVGSSSGEEPEGGDEVSPATKRVPAVKSEPLLKFLGIIWSHRLSSVFERRLQSQESEGYKKLIRQHIDLKMIQCRLDKGAYSACVQKFFRDLLLLFNNAITFFGKNSPESVAASELISIVRKEMTKKLQKPKPEPVTVKPEPRQQPVSFPRSNKSSSTLVVCGKGNSVKATSENATKKVDKKDRGGEDKPKVNEKKIEGSFIKIEEKGIRKKRTKERSVSSHRNSNTTKNDGEIKHQYGGNELSSHDALEMKVERKGSSTRKRQGAASFLKRMKQNSPSKVTDNDEEDDSSEDERKDGNGKGKGKGKEENVRRGRNRDGISERVTRSSRGRGAREESGKAKRIGRPPKKQAESTVESDGPRKRGRDNGGPDVEVGSGRARKRSRR, from the exons ATGGCTATGGAACACCAAAGCACCGTGCAACCATGGGGCACGTTGGAGGAGCTATTGCTAGCATGTGCCGTGAACCGCCATGGTACCCAGTGCTGGGACTCTATCGCCGTTGAAGTACAGAACCGAACCACCAATCTCTCTTCCCTCACTTCTCAAAACTGTATAGACAAGTTCAACGACCTTAAACGCCGCTTCATGCCCCCAAACGATACATCTTCCAGTCTCGTTCCCATGGTGGATGAACTCCGTAGGATTCGTATGGAGGAGCTTCGACGCGAAGTCCAGCGACATGATATGTCGATCGT GTCGCTTCAATTGAAGGTGAAGAGATTAGAGGACGAGAGAGAGAGCAGTTTGAGAGAAGGGGTAGATCTGGCGAGGGAGACAGGGACCTCTCCGGAGATGATCGTCGGGAAATCCGCCGCCGGTAACGAGTCTGGTGATGACCGATCTTTCAATGAGTCAAATTCCACAGGTCAACAAAAAGCCGAAAGGACAACGGTGATGGATCGAAACGACACCGTAAATGGGAAGCCTGATATAAAACCCGAACCAGCAATTACAAATGAGAAGGATCCGGTTCGTGCAGGATCCGACCCAGAGGCTGAGCGCAATTGGTCCCACAATGGTACGTTGCGGGAGGTTGATGATGACGAAAATGATAAAATACCAACGAATAAAAAGGAACCGGAAATCAAAATGAGTCAGACGACGGGTGGGCTCGGCGAGTCGAATGAGCTGGGCGAGTCGGTAGGAGAGTCTAAGCGGGAAGATAAAGAGGAGAAGAAGCAAAACAGTGACGTGCAAAGCTCAGCTAGCTTGTCATTAAAGACGAAGAAACGACGTCTCAAGGGGATTGCTGGTGGTAGAAACGGGGTTGGAGTAGGTAGTAGTAGTGGAGAGGAGCCCGAGGGTGGTGACGAGGTTTCTCCCGCCACGAAGCGGGTGCCTGCCGTCAAATCTGAGCCGTTACTTAAATTCCTTGGCATTATTTGGTCTCACCGGCTTAGCTCTGTGTTCGAGCGGCGGCTTCAAAGCCAG GAATCCGAAGGCTACAAAAAGTTGATCCGACAGCATATAGATCTTAAAATGATCCAATGTAGGCTTGATAAAGGGGCCTACTCTGCGTGCGTTCAAAAATTTTTCAGAGATCTTCTCCTCTTATTCAACAATGCGATTACTTTCTTCGGAAAAAATTCACCAGAAAGTGTTGCTGCTTCTGAACTCATATCTATAGTTCGAAAGGAAATGACGAagaaacttcaaaaaccaaaaCCTGAACCTGTCACTGTGAAGCCTGAACCCAGACAACAACCTGTTTCATTTCCAAGGTCCAACAAATCTTCTTCTACCTTGGTTGTGTGTGGAAAGGGCAATTCAGTGAAAGCAACATCTGAAAATGCCACTAAAAAGGTTGATAAAAAAGATAGAGGGGGTGAAGACAAACCAAAAGTAAATGAGAAAAAGATTGAAGGTTCCTTTATTAAGATCGAAGAGAAGGGCATAAGGAAGAAAAGGACAAAAGAGAGGTCAGTCTCCAGTCATAGAAATTCGAATACCACCAAAAATGATGGAGAGATAAAGCACCAGTATGGTGGCAACGAGCTTAGTTCCCATGATGCTTTAGAGATGAAGGTGGAAAGAAAAGGAAGTAGCACAAGAAAGAGGCAAGGAGCAGCTAGCTTCCTGAAAAGAATGAAGCAAAATTCACCAAGTAAAGTTACGGACAACGATGAGGAAGATGATTCCTCCGAGGATGAAAGAAAAGATGGAAAcggaaaaggaaaaggaaaaggaaaagaggAGAATGTAAGAAGAGGAAGGAATAGAGATGGAATTTCGGAAAGAGTTACAAGGAGTTCTAGGGGAAGAGGTGCTAGAGAAGAAAGTGGAAAAGCAAAGAGAATTGGACGCCCACCAAAGAAGCAGGCAGAGAGTACAGTGGAGTCGGATGGACCACGAAAGAGagggagagataatggtggccCTGATGTAGAGGTTGGGAGCGGCAGGGCAaggaagaggtcaaggaggtaa